In Candidatus Defluviilinea gracilis, the genomic window CATTGGAAATCTCGAAGCGGGGAACCAAAATTCCAATATGGCGTTGAGGTTCAACGCCGCGCCGCGATACCAATCGGACAGCGTCGCGCGAACGTACGGGAGGAACCAGTCTGGCTTCATCAAAAAAGATACCGCGAGCAACACGAAAAGCGCCATGCCAAAACCGGTCAGCGCCGCCCAGCGCTTATTGGCAACGACGAGGAGGAGGATGAATAGAAAAAATAACGCGCCCACTTCCCACTGATAGACGAGAAGGGCAAGCAGACCACCGACGAGTTCATCATGGAAGGAACGGAGCGCGAGCAGGATCGAGATGTAGATGAAGGTGAAGAATATTGTGGGAGACGCGGAGATCAGAGACAAAAGGCTGTAGTAACCGAATAGCGAAAAAGCAAAAAGGCATATAAGCGCCCAGTGCGGAGCCTGCCATTCGAGCAGGCGCAAGGTAAGCAAAACGGTTCCCACCAATGCGGCTTCGGCGAAGAGCATCCAAATGCCGCGCGCGATTGAAAAATCGCTGAAGACCGCCAACGGCGCATACAACAACACAATATAAAACGGATCGTTCAGCACATATCCATACTCGCTAGCCAGGGCGGTTCGCCCATAGACCAACGACTGCGCGCGCTCGGCAACGGCTGTGCTGTATGGCTCCACGCCCTCGAACATGAACGCGCGCGCGCCATTCCAACGTAAAGATAACCACTCGCCGCCGGGCAGGGACCGCGCGAGGAAGATATTCAGCGCAAGCAATCCGGCGAGGACAAGGAAAAACAAAATAAGGAAGCGAATATCCTCCCAACTCCATCCTTTGCGCATTTTGCGAATATCTTGAAATGCCATATTCTCTCGAGTGCAACAACCGTTGAGCCGCGAAGCCCGCCATGAACGCTAAAAATTCTGAAACCGGCGGGGTCCAGGAACCACGAGGACACGTCTGAAACCTGCGATCCTTTTTTTCCTTGTACCGCGTGTCCTTCGTTTGAAAAGGTTCCCGTTAATTACGGGGGAGCCAAAATTACTCAATGACAAACCGAAAGATTGGACGTGTGGGTGAATTGCGCGCAACCTCTTTGAAGCCCGCCTGCTCGAACGCGGATGCCAACCCTGTGAACGCAAACGGAGGCGCGATCGTTTTCTCAGCCTCCACAGGATAGCCTTCGACGATCTTTCCGCCCTTCGATCTGACATACCCAACCGCGGCTTTCAACAACTCGACGTTGATGCCCTGCTTGCGGAACTTCTTCGCGACAAAAAAGCACGGCACCGACCAGACTTCCTGTTCGTCCACCGGCTTGAGAATTTTGGAGTGCGCCAGTTTTTCATACGCCGCGCGCGGCTCCACCGCCACCCAGCCGACTACATCGCCATGCAGGTATGCGAGCAAACCCGTGACCGCGCCATCGTTTAATTGGTTTTTATGCAATTGCCGCGCTTCGTAGCCTTTTGCTTCGTCGTAGGCTTTGCCGCGCAGTTTCCAATACATACACCAACAGCCATCACATGCGCCATGCGAGCCGAAGAGTTCTTCGAAGTCATTCCAGAGGTTTCGAGTGAGGGGGTGAAAAGAGAGTTCGCTCATCAAATATTCCTAGCCGCAAAGACCACAGAGTTCTCGGGGAAAATCTCAAACTCTCCGCGCTCGCGGTGGCCAAATTCTACGCCGTCAGTATGTTTAGTTTTTGCGGCAAAATTTCGTAGTCAAAATCTTGAATCCATTCGGGGAGCAGTTCGCCATCGGTGTGGGCGGGAGAGGGCGATTCGAGGTGAAGGGAAATTTTCGTCGTGTTCACTTCGCGCATCCCGTCCATTTCAACATAACTGCCTTTGTCTTCATTGAACGCGCGGGGCAAAGCCTGAAAGAGTCCAAGTCGCGTGGCGCGATAGCCGAAGGCGAGGGTCAACTTCCCGTCGAAAGGATTCGCGTGTGGCGTCATGAAGAATCCGCCCGTGCGCCGTCCGTTCCCGATTGAAATGAGGGAAAATTTTCCGCTGTATTCGCCACCGTCCCAGGTGAGCCTGCCTGTCCAGTCGGGTTTATCCATGATGCCCTGCACCGCCGCAACGAGATAACGCCCAATGCCTTTGATCCAATGGATCTTTTCATGCTTGAGGGTGACGTACGGCTCAAGCCCGGCGCCCGAATTGTTGATGAAATATTTATTGTTCAGCCTGCCGAGGTCCATCGCGCGAGTCTTTCCGTTTGCAATGACGCGCGCGGCTTCGTTGAGTTCCTTCGGTAGACCGAGCGCGAAAGCGACGTCGTTCGCGGAGCCCGTCGGCATGATACCCAGCGGACCAATCGCTTCATTCGCAGTGGACGCCTGCATCAATCCATTGACCGCGTCGCCCAGCGAACCGTCGCCGCCCGAGACGATGATCGGCGAAAACTTTTCACGCGCGGCTTGCGCGGCGAGTTCGACGATCTGTCCCTTGTGTTGCGAGACGACCAACTCGAATTTCACGCCCGCGGCATTGAGCGCGGCTTCGGCTTCGGGCCAGCGCTTTTGTGAGTTCCAGCGGTTGGAGTAGGGATTCAGAATAACTTTTGCTGTCATTTTTATGATTAACCGCCAAGAGCGCGAAGATCGCAAATTGAACCAGATTTTCCTGGCGCAGCTAAGTTTTTCGGCGTCTCTGCGGTTGCAAATGAAAGGGGGTTGTTCGGCAAAGTGATCGTGGCGTTCATGGATCAGGTATTTCAATTTTACTTGAATTCCAACTTTTGAATTGCGCGAGTAAAACTGCAACGAAGATGACAATACAACCAAGACTCTGAATTGGCTGGAGGGTCTGACTCAACACGAGCCAACCTGCAAGGGCGGCGAAGACCGCCTCAAGGCTGAGAATCAGGGCGGCGTCGGTGGGAGGCGTGTGTTTTTGTCCCCACACTTGAAGCGTGTACCCGATGCCGACCGAGATCGAAGCGCGGAAAAGAATCGCGCCGACGAGCGGAAGCGCCGTCAGTTGCGAAACGTCTTCGAGGGCGAGTCCGCAGAGGAGGTTGAGAAGTCCGCTGATGAAGAAGTGACCCGCCGCAAACGAAACGGATTCGAATTTGGAGGCGAACCGCCCCAGCACAACAACGTGCAACGCCCAAAACGCAGAGCCGACGACTTCCAGCGCGTCGCCTCTTTGGAACTCGAATTTGCCCGCCGTGGAAAGGAAGTACGCCCCCACCCCAGCAAGGACGAC contains:
- a CDS encoding DMT family transporter — translated: MRLKADILLFIVAIIWGTGFVAQGIAAQYHVAYLFNGVSFMLAALILFPFIPKTTLAAESTEKKEKKKNSQRSLWLPKISQQWKWMFIAGAILFFATAFQQVGLFYTKVANAGFLTSLYVVFTPFLLWAMFREKPHGVDLLAVVLAGVGAYFLSTAGKFEFQRGDALEVVGSAFWALHVVVLGRFASKFESVSFAAGHFFISGLLNLLCGLALEDVSQLTALPLVGAILFRASISVGIGYTLQVWGQKHTPPTDAALILSLEAVFAALAGWLVLSQTLQPIQSLGCIVIFVAVLLAQFKSWNSSKIEIPDP
- a CDS encoding GNAT family N-acetyltransferase: MSELSFHPLTRNLWNDFEELFGSHGACDGCWCMYWKLRGKAYDEAKGYEARQLHKNQLNDGAVTGLLAYLHGDVVGWVAVEPRAAYEKLAHSKILKPVDEQEVWSVPCFFVAKKFRKQGINVELLKAAVGYVRSKGGKIVEGYPVEAEKTIAPPFAFTGLASAFEQAGFKEVARNSPTRPIFRFVIE
- a CDS encoding diacylglycerol kinase family lipid kinase; this translates as MTAKVILNPYSNRWNSQKRWPEAEAALNAAGVKFELVVSQHKGQIVELAAQAAREKFSPIIVSGGDGSLGDAVNGLMQASTANEAIGPLGIMPTGSANDVAFALGLPKELNEAARVIANGKTRAMDLGRLNNKYFINNSGAGLEPYVTLKHEKIHWIKGIGRYLVAAVQGIMDKPDWTGRLTWDGGEYSGKFSLISIGNGRRTGGFFMTPHANPFDGKLTLAFGYRATRLGLFQALPRAFNEDKGSYVEMDGMREVNTTKISLHLESPSPAHTDGELLPEWIQDFDYEILPQKLNILTA